In Idiomarina sp. PL1-037, a single genomic region encodes these proteins:
- a CDS encoding DUF2909 domain-containing protein yields the protein MLVFFKIIIVLLLGYMVVNLFRALFSMLRNDPNKPPMSHYLGKRVGVAAVILVILIAATASGFLPLNPRPY from the coding sequence ATGTTGGTCTTTTTTAAAATCATTATTGTACTGCTGCTTGGTTATATGGTGGTGAATCTTTTCCGCGCATTATTCAGCATGCTGCGTAACGATCCGAATAAACCACCCATGTCCCATTACTTAGGGAAACGGGTGGGAGTGGCCGCCGTTATCCTTGTGATACTGATAGCGGCGACGGCTAGTGGCTTTTTACCTTTAAACCCACGCCCCTATTAA
- the nfuA gene encoding Fe-S biogenesis protein NfuA: MIRISEAAQSHFQKLLADQPDGTCIRVFVVNPGMANAECGVSYCPPDSVEPDDERLPFNGFDAVVDSGSAPFLEDAAIDFEEQEMGSQLTLKAPNAKARKVADDAPLIERVEYVIQAEINPQLANHGGQVMVSEITDDGVAILQFGGGCNGCSMIDVTLKNGIEKELLERFPEEVKGVRDITDHEPGEHSYY, from the coding sequence ATGATTCGTATTTCAGAAGCAGCGCAGTCCCACTTTCAGAAGCTATTAGCCGATCAGCCCGACGGCACATGTATTCGTGTGTTTGTGGTGAACCCGGGTATGGCGAATGCAGAGTGTGGTGTTTCTTATTGCCCACCGGATTCGGTCGAACCGGACGACGAGCGTCTGCCGTTTAATGGTTTTGACGCCGTAGTGGATTCAGGCAGTGCGCCTTTTTTAGAAGACGCTGCTATTGATTTTGAAGAGCAGGAAATGGGGTCTCAGTTAACCCTGAAAGCTCCGAATGCCAAAGCACGTAAAGTTGCCGACGACGCACCACTAATTGAACGGGTAGAATATGTGATTCAGGCGGAGATTAATCCTCAGCTTGCCAACCACGGTGGTCAGGTGATGGTGTCAGAAATTACTGATGACGGCGTTGCTATTCTGCAATTCGGCGGTGGCTGTAATGGTTGCAGTATGATTGACGTAACCCTGAAAAACGGCATTGAAAAAGAGTTGCTTGAGCGTTTCCCGGAAGAAGTAAAAGGCGTGCGTGATATCACTGATCATGAGCCCGGAGAACACTCTTACTATTAA
- a CDS encoding cytochrome c oxidase assembly protein: MSEQRPDNSILVKRLLLTVAGMFAFGFALVPLYDVFCEVTGFNGRTSNEAAVYQQVEVDESRTVNVQFITRNAKGIPWKFEPSIKQIKIHPGEVKVVNFLAKNPTSSNMVAQAIPSVAPAEASLYLNKVECFCFNQQPLAAGAETEMPMQFYLDPDIPDHITTFTLSYTLYDMTANTSAEQMVQLLKTE, translated from the coding sequence ATGTCTGAGCAGCGCCCCGACAACAGCATTCTGGTTAAGCGACTGTTACTGACAGTCGCCGGGATGTTTGCCTTCGGCTTTGCACTGGTACCACTTTATGATGTTTTTTGTGAAGTGACCGGCTTTAACGGCCGTACCAGTAACGAAGCGGCGGTTTATCAACAGGTTGAAGTGGACGAATCACGAACGGTTAATGTTCAATTTATTACACGAAATGCTAAAGGTATTCCGTGGAAGTTTGAACCGTCGATCAAACAGATCAAGATTCATCCTGGTGAAGTTAAAGTGGTCAATTTCTTAGCAAAAAACCCGACTTCATCAAACATGGTCGCTCAGGCTATTCCGTCTGTTGCGCCAGCTGAGGCCTCTCTTTACCTGAATAAAGTAGAGTGCTTTTGCTTCAACCAGCAACCGCTGGCCGCCGGCGCTGAAACAGAAATGCCAATGCAATTTTATCTGGATCCGGACATTCCCGATCACATTACGACATTTACCCTGTCATACACGCTGTACGATATGACAGCCAATACGTCGGCTGAGCAAATGGTTCAGCTGTTAAAAACAGAATAA
- a CDS encoding SCO family protein — MSRIVTLLAALVALAAGFAVYNFWPEEKPEALIYEPPRALKSFKLNSTADGAIENDALKGQWTLLFTGYTFCPDICPTTMSDLKGVLPALQEETSDPVKVWMISVDPQRDDIERLTQYVNYFGDDFVGVRAEHKELFPFVRDLGLMYSIPDEGEENYLVNHSAAIILVNPNGHRKAIFNADHQRGEIPVVDMEQLAKDFAIIAN; from the coding sequence ATGAGTCGTATCGTTACGCTGCTGGCGGCGCTTGTCGCCCTTGCTGCCGGATTCGCGGTTTACAATTTTTGGCCGGAAGAAAAACCGGAGGCTTTAATATACGAGCCCCCTCGTGCCTTAAAATCGTTTAAGTTAAACAGCACAGCCGACGGCGCTATTGAAAACGATGCACTGAAAGGGCAGTGGACCTTGCTCTTTACCGGTTATACCTTCTGTCCCGATATCTGTCCAACCACCATGTCCGACTTAAAAGGTGTGCTTCCGGCGTTACAGGAAGAAACCTCCGATCCGGTTAAAGTCTGGATGATTTCAGTTGACCCTCAACGCGATGACATTGAACGTTTAACTCAATACGTTAACTATTTTGGTGACGATTTTGTCGGTGTGCGCGCGGAGCACAAAGAACTGTTCCCTTTCGTCCGCGATTTAGGCTTAATGTATTCCATTCCCGATGAAGGCGAAGAAAATTATCTGGTGAACCACAGCGCGGCCATTATTCTGGTTAACCCTAACGGGCACCGTAAAGCCATTTTTAACGCCGACCACCAACGCGGAGAAATACCGGTAGTCGACATGGAGCAACTGGCAAAAGATTTTGCCATTATTGCCAATTAA
- a CDS encoding COX15/CtaA family protein, producing the protein MRLLVKISVFFAFIVIVLGAFTRLTEAGLGCPDWPGCYGFLGVPSQSEQIQQAELRFPDAPVEHAKAWNEMVHRYFAGTLGLLILAIAIIAWVKSRRYSHYPTPVKLPTLLLGLVIFQAALGMWTVTMNLQPLIVMGHLLGGFSVISLLYLLSLRLSSFRLAGGDPELRRYRGLAFFTLLVVIGQIALGGWVAANYAAVACTELPFCEGNWTAQLDFAGAFSIPEADTYQYGAHDYNDRMTMHVMHRVGAIITFLVICALLFKCWRKAKSHFFRRSLIVIGLLLSLQILLGISNVVFQLPLWNAVAHNAVGALLLLSLVALNYNLSRKA; encoded by the coding sequence ATGCGTTTACTGGTAAAAATTAGTGTCTTTTTTGCTTTTATCGTTATTGTTCTTGGTGCTTTTACCCGGCTCACTGAAGCCGGCCTGGGTTGTCCGGACTGGCCGGGCTGCTACGGCTTTCTGGGCGTTCCTTCGCAATCAGAGCAGATTCAGCAGGCGGAGCTCAGGTTCCCGGATGCGCCTGTGGAACACGCCAAAGCCTGGAACGAAATGGTGCACCGCTACTTTGCCGGCACTCTGGGATTATTAATACTGGCCATTGCCATTATTGCCTGGGTTAAAAGCCGTCGTTACAGTCATTACCCTACTCCGGTTAAGTTGCCAACTTTACTTCTGGGGTTAGTGATTTTTCAGGCGGCTCTGGGTATGTGGACAGTCACCATGAACCTGCAACCGCTGATAGTTATGGGGCATTTGCTGGGCGGCTTTTCGGTTATATCGCTGCTATACCTGCTATCGCTGCGGCTGTCATCATTCCGGCTCGCCGGTGGTGACCCGGAATTAAGGCGCTATCGGGGTTTGGCATTTTTTACGCTACTGGTGGTTATTGGTCAAATAGCCTTAGGTGGTTGGGTTGCTGCAAACTATGCCGCCGTAGCCTGCACGGAACTCCCTTTCTGCGAAGGTAACTGGACGGCACAACTGGACTTTGCCGGAGCCTTCAGCATACCCGAGGCCGACACCTATCAATACGGTGCCCATGACTACAACGACCGTATGACCATGCACGTAATGCACAGAGTGGGCGCTATTATTACTTTTTTAGTAATTTGTGCTCTACTCTTTAAATGCTGGCGAAAAGCGAAGTCGCATTTCTTCCGGCGCTCATTAATTGTTATCGGCTTGTTATTATCTTTGCAAATTCTGCTGGGTATTAGTAACGTAGTCTTTCAATTACCGCTTTGGAATGCAGTGGCACATAATGCCGTAGGGGCTTTGTTGTTGCTGTCGCTGGTCGCGTTGAATTACAACCTGTCCAGAAAAGCGTAG
- a CDS encoding polysaccharide deacetylase family protein, whose protein sequence is MNMLNKMTLSAASALLLGCSPIAQAGSADSVVVLQYHHVSDSTPAVTSIDPETFREHLQYLQDNNFNVIDITDARDAIEKGEELPEKAVVITFDDGYQNVYENAVEVLEEFEMPYTVFVNPELMRKHSGHYMGWKELKEIQQNGATIANHGQTHAHLIRKQEGESDEEWQERMRYDVITAQEAIDENLGEQQKYFAYPYGEYNNELRALLDEWGFLAFAQHSGPWSQWSEDTVITRFPASGIYANLNTLKAKLNSKAMPVSAYQPEEPLIAHENTRPTISVTLEAGETLDDMRTDALQCFAGSSVLKPEWESDTQFSVTLEKDINIGRSRVNCTAPSASESRYYWYSVALIRPDETGSWPD, encoded by the coding sequence ATGAATATGTTGAACAAAATGACGTTGAGTGCCGCATCAGCCTTATTGCTGGGCTGCTCACCCATAGCTCAGGCAGGCAGCGCCGACAGTGTGGTGGTATTGCAGTATCACCACGTCAGTGACTCAACTCCGGCGGTAACGTCAATTGACCCTGAAACGTTTCGTGAGCATCTGCAGTATCTGCAGGACAATAACTTTAACGTAATTGATATTACTGACGCTCGTGATGCCATTGAAAAAGGCGAAGAGCTTCCCGAAAAAGCCGTTGTTATAACCTTCGACGATGGCTACCAAAACGTCTATGAGAACGCTGTAGAGGTTCTGGAAGAGTTTGAAATGCCTTATACGGTGTTCGTTAACCCTGAACTTATGCGTAAGCACAGCGGTCATTACATGGGCTGGAAAGAGCTTAAAGAGATTCAGCAGAACGGGGCGACTATTGCTAACCACGGACAGACGCACGCACACCTTATTCGTAAGCAAGAAGGTGAAAGCGATGAGGAGTGGCAGGAACGCATGCGTTACGACGTTATTACCGCACAAGAAGCCATTGATGAAAATTTAGGCGAACAGCAGAAGTACTTTGCCTACCCTTACGGAGAGTATAACAACGAGTTGCGGGCGTTACTGGATGAATGGGGCTTCCTGGCCTTTGCTCAGCACTCGGGGCCATGGTCTCAGTGGAGTGAAGATACGGTTATTACGCGGTTCCCGGCGTCGGGTATCTATGCGAATTTAAATACGTTGAAAGCCAAGTTGAATTCGAAAGCCATGCCGGTAAGTGCTTACCAACCGGAAGAGCCTTTAATCGCGCATGAAAATACGCGCCCAACGATTAGTGTGACACTGGAAGCGGGCGAAACACTAGACGATATGCGTACCGACGCGCTGCAATGCTTTGCCGGTAGTTCGGTTTTAAAACCTGAGTGGGAAAGTGATACTCAGTTTAGTGTGACGCTTGAAAAGGACATTAACATTGGCCGCTCACGCGTCAATTGCACGGCACCCAGCGCATCAGAGTCTCGTTACTATTGGTATTCCGTAGCGCTAATCCGTCCTGACGAAACCGGTAGCTGGCCTGATTAA
- a CDS encoding cytochrome c oxidase subunit 3: MAEQQSYYVPASSPWPIVGAIGLGLIAWGAGHTVIDMSKEQDGHGSTVLILGLIVMAIMLFGWFRDQINESMSGKYSSQLGESYKQGMSWFIFSEVMFFAAFFGALFYARVIAVQWLGGDSNNAMTNEVLWPDFVAQWPLVKTPGGTETQAMGWYGLPAINTLILLVSSVTCHFAHTGLEQNKRKQLTVMLAITIILGCIFLYLQGAEYVHAYQDLNLTLDSGIYGNTFYMLTGFHGMHVTLGTVMLIIMFLRVLKGHFTPDNHFAFQATSWYWHFVDVVWLCLFVVVYIL; this comes from the coding sequence ATGGCAGAACAACAAAGTTACTATGTTCCTGCTTCCAGTCCCTGGCCTATTGTTGGAGCAATTGGCTTAGGTTTAATAGCCTGGGGCGCAGGGCACACCGTTATCGACATGAGTAAAGAGCAAGACGGTCATGGCAGTACTGTATTGATCCTTGGCTTAATCGTTATGGCCATCATGCTTTTTGGCTGGTTCCGCGATCAGATTAACGAGTCCATGAGCGGTAAATACAGCAGCCAGCTCGGCGAATCCTACAAACAAGGCATGAGCTGGTTTATTTTTTCCGAGGTCATGTTCTTCGCCGCTTTTTTCGGCGCCCTTTTCTATGCTCGCGTTATTGCTGTGCAATGGTTAGGAGGAGACAGTAACAATGCTATGACCAACGAGGTTCTATGGCCGGATTTTGTCGCGCAGTGGCCGCTGGTGAAAACGCCAGGTGGTACCGAAACTCAGGCTATGGGCTGGTATGGTCTCCCAGCTATTAACACGCTTATCTTGTTAGTCAGTTCAGTTACCTGTCACTTTGCCCACACGGGTCTGGAACAAAATAAACGTAAACAGCTGACCGTAATGCTCGCCATTACGATTATTCTGGGTTGCATTTTCCTCTACCTGCAAGGTGCCGAATATGTACATGCTTACCAGGATTTAAATTTAACTTTAGATTCAGGTATTTACGGTAATACCTTTTATATGCTCACCGGGTTCCACGGTATGCACGTAACCTTAGGAACCGTCATGCTTATCATCATGTTCCTGCGGGTTTTAAAAGGGCATTTTACACCAGATAACCACTTTGCTTTTCAGGCGACAAGTTGGTACTGGCACTTTGTCGATGTCGTTTGGTTGTGCCTGTTCGTCGTGGTTTACATACTGTAA
- the ctaD gene encoding cytochrome c oxidase subunit I, whose amino-acid sequence MSTAVEETHHDTHHDHKPSGIGRWLFTTNHKDIGSMYLLFSLAMFFVGGAMAMVIRAELFQPGLQLVDPHFFNQMTTVHGLVMIFGAVMPAFTGLANWMIPMMIGAPDMALPRMNNWSFWILPFAFMILLGSLFMEGGGPAFGWTAYAPLSTTYSSDSTALFVFSVHIMGISSIMGAINVIVTIMNMRAPGMNYMKMPLFAWTWFITAFLLIAVMPVLAGAVTMLLTDKYFGTSFFDAAGGGDPVMYQHIFWFFGHPEVYIMILPSFGIISAIIPAFARKRLFGYSSMVYATAAIALLSFLVWAHHMFTTGMPVFAELFFMYCTMLIAVPTGVKIFNWVATMWRGSMTFETPMLFALAFVILFTIGGFSGLMLAIIPADFQYHDTYFVVAHFHYVLVTGAIFSIMAAAYYWLPKWTGHMYDSTLAKTHFWTSLISVNVLFFPMHFAGLAGMPRRIPDYATQFADVNQITSIGGFAFGLSQLLFLWVVIKCIRGGEKAAAKPWDGAEGLEWTVPSPAPYHTFEKPPKVE is encoded by the coding sequence ATGAGCACTGCAGTGGAAGAGACACATCACGACACACACCACGATCATAAGCCGTCTGGTATTGGTCGTTGGCTATTTACTACCAACCATAAAGATATTGGGTCGATGTACTTACTGTTCAGCCTGGCCATGTTCTTTGTGGGCGGCGCCATGGCAATGGTGATTCGGGCCGAGTTATTTCAACCGGGTCTGCAATTAGTTGATCCACATTTCTTTAATCAAATGACCACAGTACATGGTCTGGTTATGATTTTCGGCGCAGTTATGCCTGCTTTTACCGGGCTAGCTAACTGGATGATACCCATGATGATTGGGGCACCGGATATGGCGCTGCCGCGGATGAATAACTGGAGCTTCTGGATACTACCCTTTGCTTTCATGATTTTATTGGGCTCTTTGTTTATGGAAGGTGGAGGCCCGGCATTTGGCTGGACAGCTTACGCACCGCTCTCCACAACTTACAGCTCCGATTCAACTGCATTGTTCGTATTCTCAGTACACATCATGGGTATTTCATCCATAATGGGCGCTATTAACGTCATTGTGACCATTATGAACATGCGCGCTCCTGGCATGAACTATATGAAAATGCCCCTGTTCGCATGGACATGGTTCATTACAGCTTTTCTGCTTATCGCGGTAATGCCGGTTCTGGCCGGTGCTGTCACCATGTTGTTGACGGACAAATATTTCGGCACTAGCTTCTTTGATGCTGCCGGGGGTGGCGACCCGGTTATGTACCAACACATATTTTGGTTCTTCGGTCATCCGGAAGTTTACATCATGATTCTGCCATCCTTTGGTATCATTTCTGCAATTATACCGGCCTTTGCCCGAAAGCGATTGTTCGGCTACTCCTCCATGGTCTATGCCACGGCCGCGATAGCATTGTTGTCATTCCTGGTGTGGGCTCACCACATGTTCACCACCGGTATGCCTGTATTTGCTGAGCTGTTCTTTATGTACTGCACCATGCTCATTGCCGTTCCCACCGGGGTTAAAATCTTTAACTGGGTAGCTACTATGTGGCGCGGTTCCATGACGTTTGAAACTCCCATGTTGTTTGCGCTCGCATTTGTGATTCTGTTTACCATCGGCGGCTTCTCCGGTTTAATGCTGGCTATAATTCCTGCCGATTTTCAGTATCACGATACCTACTTTGTGGTTGCTCACTTCCACTATGTTCTGGTGACAGGGGCCATTTTCTCGATCATGGCAGCAGCTTATTACTGGCTACCTAAATGGACCGGGCATATGTACGACAGTACTCTGGCTAAAACGCATTTCTGGACATCACTTATCTCTGTAAATGTGCTGTTCTTTCCTATGCATTTTGCAGGTTTGGCTGGCATGCCGCGGCGTATTCCTGATTATGCGACCCAATTTGCGGACGTAAACCAAATAACCAGTATTGGTGGTTTTGCTTTCGGCTTGTCGCAGCTGCTTTTCCTTTGGGTTGTTATCAAATGTATAAGAGGCGGTGAAAAAGCAGCAGCTAAACCATGGGATGGCGCAGAAGGACTGGAATGGACAGTTCCATCGCCAGCGCCTTATCACACCTTCGAAAAACCACCGAAAGTGGAGTGA
- a CDS encoding MATE family efflux transporter produces the protein MHKLFGFSLSDHSRVFAIALPMIISNIAAPLLGLVDTAIIGHLPDAIYLSAVAVGAMVVSFIYLLAVFLRMATTGYIAQSYGADDIHAQRQHFNNGILIALGLGVLIAVSSPLINDLAMWVIAPSAELESYARDYIEIRLWSAPASLITLVALGVLLGRQNSRKAMLLVIITNAVNVVMDVILILGFGLNVKGAAWASLSAEWVTAIVGFYWTARALGWHLRHWQLKFQQLRQFLGVNGNIFIRSLILQLCMATMTGYATRYGSTMVAVNAVLMQFLMLISLGLDGIAYSVEALAGEAKGQKRYDKIRYWCKITLLWSSLFAVVYALVFALAGSAIIRLITDIPEIIRVAENYLPWIVVLPLIAHWSYWFDGVFIGLSFSRGMRNTMILSALIGFLPLWWAGLPLENHGLWLALSGFLLMRGITQAIWLKYFSGTY, from the coding sequence ATGCACAAGCTGTTTGGATTTTCATTGTCTGATCACAGCCGCGTTTTTGCGATTGCCCTGCCAATGATCATTTCCAATATTGCTGCGCCTCTTCTCGGTTTGGTCGATACTGCCATCATAGGTCATTTACCCGATGCTATCTACTTATCCGCCGTTGCCGTTGGTGCCATGGTGGTCAGTTTCATTTATCTGCTGGCGGTGTTTCTGCGCATGGCCACAACCGGTTACATAGCTCAGTCGTACGGTGCCGATGACATACATGCTCAGCGCCAGCACTTTAATAACGGCATTCTTATTGCGCTGGGTTTAGGTGTCTTAATAGCGGTTAGCAGTCCTTTAATAAATGACTTAGCCATGTGGGTTATCGCCCCTTCTGCCGAACTCGAAAGCTACGCCCGTGATTACATCGAAATACGCTTATGGTCGGCACCGGCTTCGTTGATTACGCTCGTCGCTCTGGGGGTATTATTAGGCCGCCAAAACAGCCGCAAAGCCATGCTTCTGGTGATAATTACCAACGCCGTGAATGTGGTTATGGATGTGATACTCATTCTTGGCTTTGGACTGAATGTAAAAGGGGCCGCCTGGGCCTCGCTTAGTGCTGAGTGGGTGACTGCTATTGTCGGCTTCTACTGGACCGCCCGCGCGCTGGGCTGGCACTTACGCCACTGGCAGCTCAAGTTTCAGCAGCTGCGTCAGTTTTTAGGCGTTAACGGTAATATTTTTATACGCAGTCTGATACTGCAACTGTGTATGGCAACCATGACCGGCTACGCCACTCGCTATGGCAGCACTATGGTGGCGGTTAACGCCGTATTAATGCAATTTCTTATGCTGATATCGCTGGGACTTGACGGCATTGCTTATTCTGTAGAAGCGCTGGCCGGCGAAGCTAAAGGTCAGAAGCGTTACGATAAAATCCGTTATTGGTGCAAAATTACTTTGCTCTGGTCGTCACTCTTTGCTGTGGTTTATGCGTTAGTTTTCGCCCTGGCCGGCAGTGCAATTATTCGCCTTATTACCGATATTCCTGAAATTATCCGGGTTGCCGAAAACTACCTGCCATGGATAGTAGTGTTGCCGCTTATCGCCCACTGGAGCTATTGGTTCGACGGTGTTTTCATTGGTTTGTCGTTCAGCCGTGGAATGCGTAATACGATGATATTAAGCGCTTTAATTGGCTTTCTGCCTTTATGGTGGGCGGGATTGCCGCTGGAGAACCACGGGTTGTGGTTAGCTCTCAGCGGCTTTTTACTCATGCGTGGTATTACCCAGGCAATTTGGCTTAAATACTTTTCCGGAACTTATTAG
- a CDS encoding SURF1 family protein, giving the protein MILKKTNIRFPLIATLVTLLAIAVLVKLGFWQLDRAEEKRKLFSDYEQQQLKGDAAALSQLGTISSESDRFLFVKMRGEFVRQPVFFLDNKMTDGIVGYQVIALFRPDANPDNYIPVNMGWLPAPASRQELPQIDIAEGRQNLTGYLYFPSNNKFVSNTYETELADNRIRVQEFQPNAISQKLDIPLTHYTFLLKSPDTIGWQRNWQPQVMSPEKHQGYALQWFSLAIACLVIFVFAVIKLNKQPKKEETR; this is encoded by the coding sequence ATGATTTTAAAAAAGACCAACATACGTTTTCCTCTTATCGCTACGTTAGTTACTCTGCTGGCAATTGCGGTGTTGGTCAAGCTGGGTTTTTGGCAATTAGATCGCGCAGAAGAAAAACGTAAGCTATTTTCCGATTACGAACAGCAACAATTGAAAGGGGACGCAGCTGCTCTGTCTCAGTTAGGAACAATATCTTCTGAGTCTGATCGCTTTCTTTTCGTTAAGATGAGAGGCGAATTTGTTAGACAACCGGTCTTTTTTCTCGATAATAAAATGACCGATGGCATTGTCGGCTACCAGGTGATTGCGTTGTTCCGTCCTGACGCCAACCCCGACAATTATATTCCTGTTAATATGGGCTGGTTACCGGCTCCGGCATCCCGACAGGAACTACCCCAAATTGATATTGCCGAGGGTAGACAGAACCTTACGGGTTATCTGTACTTCCCTTCGAATAATAAATTTGTCAGTAATACCTATGAAACCGAGTTAGCTGACAACCGAATACGAGTACAAGAGTTTCAGCCTAATGCCATTAGTCAAAAACTCGATATTCCGTTAACTCACTACACCTTTTTATTGAAATCACCAGACACCATAGGCTGGCAACGTAACTGGCAGCCCCAGGTAATGTCGCCCGAAAAACATCAAGGCTACGCGCTTCAATGGTTTTCGCTGGCCATTGCGTGCTTGGTGATTTTTGTATTCGCTGTTATAAAACTGAATAAACAACCAAAAAAAGAGGAGACCCGATGA
- a CDS encoding ComF family protein: protein MLAFLQRLANAFELGTCWSCGYSKVAAASLCSYCEEALPRWYPRCCQHLSDIEQYLVAEQKPCRYWHGALRWEPQVQQLITQFKFRHKAELAPLLANQLAAHLRLCYREQVLPDCVVAVPMTQQAWRKRGFHQTALLARHVSLALELPYIEGGLRKIRAVPMQHMASKALRWENSRGSQFALQDFSGCTVAVVDDVLSTGATMMAAADALYKKGARAVDAWAVVYNQHD from the coding sequence ATGCTAGCGTTTTTACAGCGTCTCGCCAATGCTTTTGAGCTGGGCACCTGCTGGAGTTGCGGTTATTCTAAGGTAGCCGCCGCAAGCCTTTGCTCTTATTGCGAAGAAGCACTGCCGCGTTGGTATCCGCGCTGCTGTCAGCATTTGTCCGATATTGAACAGTATTTAGTGGCGGAGCAGAAGCCATGCCGCTACTGGCACGGCGCACTGCGCTGGGAGCCGCAGGTACAACAGCTTATTACCCAGTTTAAATTTCGCCATAAAGCCGAGCTGGCGCCTTTACTGGCAAACCAGTTAGCGGCTCATTTACGTCTTTGCTACCGCGAACAGGTATTACCGGACTGCGTTGTTGCGGTGCCTATGACGCAACAAGCCTGGCGAAAAAGAGGTTTTCACCAGACTGCATTACTGGCGCGGCATGTGTCACTGGCTCTCGAGTTACCTTACATTGAGGGCGGGTTACGTAAAATACGAGCGGTGCCCATGCAGCATATGGCATCGAAGGCATTACGTTGGGAGAACAGTCGGGGCAGCCAATTCGCTTTACAGGATTTTAGCGGCTGTACGGTAGCGGTCGTGGACGACGTACTGAGTACTGGTGCCACTATGATGGCAGCAGCCGATGCGCTCTATAAAAAAGGAGCTAGAGCGGTGGATGCGTGGGCGGTTGTCTATAACCAGCACGACTAG
- the cyoE gene encoding heme o synthase, translated as MQSVATNTITKTRNAHWRDYLELTKPRVVALLLLTAVVGMCLATEELVSLKVLVPALTGIGLMSAAAAAINHLVDRHIDAKMARTLRRPLPQGNLSPTKVTVFAASIGAIGFVTLYAWVNPLTAWLTFASMVGYAVVYTMFLKRATPQNIVIGGLAGAAPPLLGWTSVTNEINAPAVLLVMIIFTWTPPHFWALAVHRAKDYARAKVPMLPVTHGIEFTKTCIFLYTVLLTVVCLMPFLIGMTGMIYLVGVSVLNAIFLAYAWKLKYAPSKKTAFNMFAFSIWHLMLLFVILLVDHYV; from the coding sequence ATGCAATCCGTTGCCACAAATACTATAACAAAAACGCGCAACGCTCATTGGCGGGACTACCTTGAACTGACCAAGCCTCGTGTCGTCGCTTTACTGTTACTCACCGCCGTGGTTGGCATGTGCCTAGCCACCGAGGAACTGGTTTCACTGAAGGTACTGGTGCCGGCGCTAACCGGTATTGGGCTGATGTCTGCCGCAGCGGCAGCTATTAACCATTTGGTTGACCGCCATATCGACGCAAAAATGGCGCGCACACTCCGACGTCCGCTACCGCAGGGAAATTTGTCACCGACAAAAGTCACCGTTTTTGCCGCATCCATTGGTGCTATTGGTTTTGTGACCCTGTATGCCTGGGTTAATCCATTAACTGCCTGGTTAACCTTTGCCAGTATGGTGGGTTACGCTGTGGTTTATACTATGTTCTTAAAACGCGCTACGCCGCAGAACATTGTTATTGGTGGGTTAGCTGGTGCCGCGCCACCGTTACTGGGCTGGACCTCGGTGACCAACGAAATTAACGCGCCGGCGGTGCTGTTGGTGATGATCATATTCACCTGGACTCCGCCCCACTTCTGGGCACTTGCGGTGCACCGCGCTAAAGATTATGCCCGTGCCAAAGTGCCAATGCTGCCGGTAACCCACGGTATTGAATTCACCAAAACCTGTATTTTTCTGTATACCGTTTTGTTGACCGTGGTTTGCCTTATGCCGTTTTTAATTGGCATGACAGGCATGATTTATCTGGTCGGCGTCAGTGTACTTAACGCTATTTTTCTGGCTTATGCCTGGAAGTTGAAATACGCGCCCAGCAAGAAAACAGCCTTTAACATGTTTGCCTTCTCTATCTGGCACCTCATGCTGCTGTTTGTGATTTTACTGGTCGATCACTACGTATAA